Proteins co-encoded in one Ziziphus jujuba cultivar Dongzao chromosome 9, ASM3175591v1 genomic window:
- the LOC125424314 gene encoding dirigent protein 23-like, giving the protein MAKLGIAPLMVVISLIATIPFPRTTQSFGVENWANKLDAAKETVTDIQFYFHDTVSGKSPSAIRVAQATNTEKSPTLFGALLMADDPLTETPDPKSKLLGRAQGLYGSACQEELGLIMVMNFGFTEGVYNGSSISILGKNSALNPVREMPIVGGTGLFRFTRGYAVAQTHWFDIATGDAIVGHNVTVVH; this is encoded by the coding sequence ATGGCAAAACTAGGCATAGCTCCTCTGATGGTTGTCATCTCTCTAATTGCGACTATTCCATTTCCACGGACTACCCAAAGCTTTGGGGTAGAGAATTGGGCCAACAAGCTTGATGCCGCCAAGGAGACAGTCACCGACATTCAATTTTATTTCCATGACACAGTCAGTGGCAAAAGCCCAAGTGCCATCAGGGTTGCACAAGCTACTAATACTGAGAAATCTCCAACCCTTTTTGGTGCTTTGCTTATGGCGGATGACCCACTGACTGAAACACCCGACCCGAAATCCAAGCTTCTGGGTCGAGCTCAAGGACTATATGGGTCGGCTTGTCAGGAAGAGCTTGGATTGATTATGGTGATGAACTTCGGATTCACAGAAGGTGTATACAATGGTAGCTCAATTAGCATTCTCGGTAAGAACTCGGCTTTGAATCCTGTCCGTGAGATGCCGATTGTTGGTGGTACCGGGCTTTTCCGATTTACACGTGGTTATGCAGTTGCGCAGACTCATTGGTTTGACATTGCCACCGGGGATGCGATTGTAGGACATAATGTCACTGTGGTTCATTAA
- the LOC107427588 gene encoding dirigent protein 4-like has translation MEGRLIILGLALILISIATIPVADCAYHSETLPNVMKEKITKLHFFLFDILSGSKPSAVEVARANISKGDTSPTPFGSLFAIDDPLKDGPEATSKVIGNAQGLYVSSSSQPGTLGLVMYVDFGFTTGKFKGSSFTVASRNPVTEGKRELAIVGGRGEFRMARGFAKLNTYFLNTTNGDAIIEYHVTLIHY, from the coding sequence atggaaggaagATTGATCATATTGGGATTGGCTTTGATCCTTATTAGCATTGCAACCATACCAGTAGCAGATTGTGCTTACCACTCTGAAACTCTGCCTAATGTCATGAAGGAGAAGATCACAAAGCTCCACTTCTTCCTTTTCGATATCCTCAGTGGCTCCAAACCAAGTGCAGTGGAAGTAGCCCGTGCCAACATCTCCAAAGGTGACACGTCACCGACGCCGTTCGGCAGCCTGTTCGCCATCGACGATCCTCTCAAAGACGGTCCCGAGGCGACTTCGAAGGTCATAGGCAATGCACAAGGGCTCTACGTATCATCATCAAGTCAGCCTGGCACATTGGGATTGGTGATGTATGTGGATTTTGGTTTCACCACCGGTAAGTTTAAGGGAAGCTCTTTCACCGTGGCTTCGAGAAATCCGGTGACGGAGGGTAAACGTGAGCTGGCCATCGTCGGAGGGAGAGGTGAGTTTAGGATGGCTAGAGGGTTTGCGAAGCTTAACACCTATTTTTTGAATACTACTAATGGTGATGCCATTATTGAGTATCATGTGACTCTCATTCATTATTGA